The following DNA comes from Rosa rugosa chromosome 5, drRosRugo1.1, whole genome shotgun sequence.
CACTATCGATCATAACATTCACCACTGCAATTTCAACAGGAGGATATGAAGAGCTTCGCTAACGGAGCCGTTAGGGTTTTGCTGCACAACAGGAGCATCATCGAAGAGGACGACTTGGACGCTCGCTGGGAACAAGCCACCGGCGAACACGTGGACGAGCTCATCTTCTTGAGCAAGCACAAAGCCGCTTCCAGCCGCCCTGCGCTTACTGTTCACCCCATCGGGGTTCCTCATTTGCGAGACGGCGACGTTTTGCCGCAGGGCGGGAAGCCGGGCTGGGCCGCGCCGCCGAATCCGAGGATTGGGCCCTGGCTCAGGCTCTTGAAGAGAATCGCGCAAGATCACAACTTGGTCCCTGAGTTTGAGGTTTGAAGCTCACCCTCTTGGTTTAGGGTTTCATCATAACTGTGGATGATACTGAATTGcattgttttgacttttgaattGAATGTAGGTGACTTTGGAGGCTACACATCATGGACCGATTACAGACACGCCTGCCATGTTCCTGGAGATTGGTGAGTTCTGTGAACTCTAGCTAGCTATGTGCCATTTCAGTTAGTTTTGGATATGTTATGGACAAAGTGAATGGATTTTTTTTAATGTTGATTGGAGAACTTTGTTGGATACATCACATGATGTTTTCTGCATTACTCTTGCCGAGTTTTCAGACTTTCCACTGTCTTTGTGGACCTTTCTATCTTTTTTCTGTGACATCATGTTGTGATGAATGAATTGTGTTCCTAAACTGAACGGGAAAATGGATGGACATGGCTTCAGTGTGTCTGTTATACTAATCTCATGAACATATTGTTGTATGGATTTGATGATTACTTCCTTGATATCATATATTTTGTGCAAAGGATATAGTTACTGCTTCTGCCTCTAGTGTTCTGGTTGCTCGGTCTGAAGTTCCTCTAAGGCCTTGGTGAAACAATTTGTTTTATTCTGTTCTTTCATTGGGAATTTCTTTGAGATTtgatttgtttcttgtttttgatATAGGCAGTACAGATGATTGCTGGAAGAGGCAGGATGCAGCTGAAGTTATGGCTCTAGTTGAGTAGAAAGCCAACACTTAGTGGATTATCTTGAGCATCAGTCATTGCCATTTGCCTTTTGGTTTTTTCAATAAATCATTTTCCTGCCCTTATTCAATTATCTTTTCTTTGACTTTTGGCTTTCAAATGGTGTCCTCTTAGTATTTCTACTATccccaagtttttttttttttttttttttttttttgcttttgagaatTCTTCTGAAGAAGTTAATGTATATGTTACAATATGTCTGCTTTCATATAAGCTATTAGAAGAAATGGATAAAGGCACAACTTGGGGAGAATAAATGGtggcaatttttgtttttgcagtTAGTTTGGGAAGGACTTGGGCTTGGAGGGGGAGCTGCTGTTGGAAACTGGAACGGGTACTAAAGATATAAATAAACAGTAGAATTTAGCATTGAGCTGTTTTTCTTTATTGTGATGCAAAGTTCATGTCTTTGTTTGAAAACTTAACCAAAATTTTGGTCCCTCGTAAGGAGTTagttttcttcttctcatgTCAGCATATTATTCTCTAGAAGGATTCATTTTAGCTTCATGATATGTTTTGTATCTTGTTCACCATTTATACATATTGCTGCCTTTATCGATGGATGTAGGACGAAATGTTGAATTACTAGTCGTTCTTTCTTCTGCTTGTTGCATTGTGtacttcatttcttaacctgaGTCTAGTATACGGGCATGGGACAACTCTCGATAAACTGTATCCACTGATGAATTGTGCTTTTCTTATCTCTTCCATCAGCTAGCTTTTGTGTTACAGTCTAGATATTACTATTCATGTCCCTGATGATTCTTCTCTAACCTCATTTTCTATGTAATTGGTAGGGGGAACGATAATAAAAGAGTTCTGCTTGGGATAGGTGGTGGACATTATGTACCTCGTCATATGGATATAGCTCTGTAAGTTGGTCGTATTTTGTTCTTCTTTCAATTAATCTACAAACCAATTATTAATTAGCGACATACTCCAGCTCCTTTCTGTTTTCCTTTGTCATGGAGTATTAGATATCAAGTGTGAACTCTAACCCTTCATATTATTGATAACGTCTAAGTAAATAGGTCTGAAAAAACTGCAAAATGCAAGCAGATTTCCAGAATGTAGATTAAACTTTCTTCATTCCATTCGGAGCTTCAGGCTCCCGTCTGTTTCCTTCCTTACCTCCCAACCCCACCCCTTGTTCTGAATGTGTGTGCTATTACTATGTAAATACATCAATTGacttggtcttcttcttcttcttcttcttcctttttttttttttttttctgtagcCACTTATAGTAGTCTGCGCATgctttctggaattttatatgaAACATAGAACTATTTGTTGATGGTGGACGTAGTGAATAGGTTTTGTTAGTCTGTGAACTTAGTCCATTCCTTCCATGTACAGGAAAAATGATGTCTGGGTGGGCCATCTAATTTCGGGTTATTCGTTACCAATGGAAGATCCGAGCCAGTCCAAGACAGaaacaaatacaaaagatatcggTGGAACTTGGAAACAATCAATCAAAGTAGCATTTGAGGCTACGCAATCGGCTTTCCCTGGTGGAGAAATTGTAGCTCATCTTGATCACAAGTAAGTAATGGTTGgtttaataaatcaaccatcCTATGTTagactctttatatagagatttGAAGTCATTTGGGTGGTGCTAAATGAGTTAGTATAACGGAAACTAGAACCATGCACCTGTATATTTAGTAAGATAACATATGATTCTTATACAGCTTCTTCTTGTTGATTGCAGGAGTTTCAAAAGCTGGCAAAAGAATGCTATAACGAGTTTCCTAGAGGAGCAGAACATTACAATTAGCAAACGCGATTTCTTCTGAATTTGATGAGTGGCATTGCTTATACTTCAgttctttccaaaaaaaaaaactcatttagTCACTGAGATTTTAGTTGACAGAGTCAACTTACTGTTGTACTTGATGGCATTCACTCAGCTATACATATTTATCTTTTCGGAAATTAGGTACACAGACTATCAGACTATGGCTATTGATAATGCCAATGAGTAATAATACAGTTGTGAAGTAGAAAATATTAATCATATATCTGTTGGATTTGATGGTCGTTATTATGCAAGAAATGGGCCGGCGTACTGTGGAAATAGTGTTTGTTACCTCTATTTGGTTGCCCAGGTTTTAATGAAGCCCATTAAGAAAAAAATTCTTATCTTACATTTAGTTAAACAAGAATTAGTTCTTCATAAGCGAACTCGAAGTCTCCTATATTTGTAAATGAGAGATTTGTGgacatattttattttttatttttcatcgaTGGAAATTGCTAGAGTTCAAAGCTAGGACTTGACTCGCCTATTTGGACctatattaatatatttttattatagACATTAGACAACACTTGGCGTGTGCTAATAGTCTTATGACTAAGAGGGGTGCATTGGTCTCCAGCTCCATCAGTGAAATTTCTGGGCTGCTTTCTCTTGTCAAACTTGTGGTGATTATGTTTGTCTTTGATTAAAGTATTTATGCTATGTTGTCAATTAGTCATCACTATTCACTAATATCAATACTTTAGCTGACCCTCATGATATTAAGCATGCATGAATCATGGTTCTTTGCACCCAAGTATCCCAAGACAATGTCAATGTCAATGTCAACAAGGAAAGGGCTGGCATGCAATATAAATAATATGAACATCCTACCAAGTCTTTGGGTCAACTGTGAGAATTGAACCAcaagcttttctctttttttagtCTCTGTATATTTGTATTTAAACAATATTAATAATGAATGGAGTGAGCAGCAAGACATATAGACCATAGAAATGTTTCTCCACAAATATGACTCGATTGATTTTGAAGATTAAAgtataagaaaagaaaatgctAGGTTTTTGGTTCGTTGGAAGCGAGACTGCGAgaatgatttttattttttaccgAGACAATTGGCTGACACCGAGTTGGGTTAAGATAACTTGGAGTTCTCATTTTTGGGCCTGACTTTTATGTTTCTTGTCATTGTCCCAAATGAACTTGTTGTAGTTTACCACCATCAAAATTAACTCATTTGAGTCATTTAATGTCGAACTTGATGCATGTTCAAGTATTCATCTTTATTTGATAAAAAGGATCTATCAAGTGTGCAACTTTGTTTTAACAAAGACAAATGATGTTCACAATCAGCTTAGAATCGAGTAAATCCAATATATGAAGTATTGCCACATGAATGAAATCAATTATAACGCAAACTTTTGCGAAATTGCTACACAGTTCAAATGGGTAACACCTTGGAAAACCCCTAAATTCCAGTTTAAATAACATAAAGTGAGTCAAGGGACAGAGTATATAAAGTTAGTTTCTAAGACACCTAAATTCCTTCAATCATTTTTCTTCTTATAATACTATgcattttttttgtaatttttagtCTTCATTTTTTCACAGAATACAATAGAGAGAAAAACGGGTTCAAAGTCATGATGTCAACGCAAAGTTGGAAATGAAGAAAGAGTTTCCTTCAAGTTTTGAAAAGACGGCAATGCAAGGATGCAATCCTTCTTGCCAGATCAGATATGCAGGTCATCATCCCTTTCATAATTTCCAACACTCAAGAGGAAAGTCAAAACACTCAAAGCCAATCCAAAATATCAAATTGCTCGGAAAACTTCGCTGGCAACATCTCAACCCaagctagctagggtttaagCTTATATATATTTACAGTCAAAGGCAAATACACATGGGGCAGTATATATTAATCTTGGAGGTGATGATGAGGCTCGAGTCACGCTGCtacaggtatatatatatatatatatatatatatatatatatatattttgctcTCAGTAAATCCACGTTTGTAACCAACAAAAATATGGAATTAAACTAAATAAAGGTAAAATAGGGTTTCATATAAATTACTAAAATTAGCTTTTCGATCATTTCTATCGATCAGCACTCTCAATTATCGATGGCCGACCGGGTCATTTTCAGAAAAAGGGTGTACTTGGAGTTGGGGAGACCTACCTTGGCCGAAACGCAACAACTGCTAGAGGCTGGAGCTGAGCCAAAATCCAAAGGAAGATAGCTTGTGTCTTCTTGTGGGATATTTAAGCAGGATTGGGAGGCAAATATTTGTTCCAAAACTGGCTTCTGCTTTCTGGTCTGATTTGCCCCCAAGTACTTGGATTCTTCTTCTGTCCTCTTATATATAATAAAAGAAGTATAAGAGATGAGGGTCTTCGAGACAATGTTTGGGACAAGAGATTTTGAGGAACCCTACACTACACCACCTCTAGGAGACTGAGAGCAAATGAAGTGCTCAAGCCAGTAGGAATACTTCCTATGTTTATATCAACTATATGCTTTTTAAATAAAATTGtttctgaaaaaagaaaacaattcgAGGCCCGTCAAAACAAGGGGGCTTGACACATTATACcaccgcccccccccccccccaattgtAATAGTCATTGATAATAAAATTCTCTATtcagatgaagaagaaaaaaggctGAACTCATGTCCGACCTTGGTAATCGAGATGTTTCATGAATTATAACTTCATGCGAACCCACAAATGGggttaaaagaaatatgaacaGTCTTTTTCGCAAATAGGGTTTCATAATCAATACTGCACTATGGAAAGAAATTGATGAGGttaaaattaaagagaaaattACTCGCTTTTCACCTTGATTCATTGCTTTAATTACGAAACTTAAACATAAAACTTCATCAACAATATGGATTGAAATATTATTAGGCATATGATCGAAATATGTCATATTTCATCATTTGCAATAGATAGCAACTATACGAAAGTTATTCTTGTATTCAAGAAAGTCAGAAACCCGATCTCTTACCAACAATCCAACATTGCTCTATATGTTG
Coding sequences within:
- the LOC133711028 gene encoding D-aminoacyl-tRNA deacylase produces the protein MLARTTPSPLLTFATTKLVCCCFHSLAPNKMVKLIVATTTDPASVNPANALLSKPGWSPTPSLLQEDMKSFANGAVRVLLHNRSIIEEDDLDARWEQATGEHVDELIFLSKHKAASSRPALTVHPIGVPHLRDGDVLPQGGKPGWAAPPNPRIGPWLRLLKRIAQDHNLVPEFEVTLEATHHGPITDTPAMFLEIGSTDDCWKRQDAAEVMALLVWEGLGLGGGAAVGNWNGGNDNKRVLLGIGGGHYVPRHMDIALKNDVWVGHLISGYSLPMEDPSQSKTETNTKDIGGTWKQSIKVAFEATQSAFPGGEIVAHLDHKSFKSWQKNAITSFLEEQNITISKRDFF